Proteins co-encoded in one Arachis stenosperma cultivar V10309 chromosome 7, arast.V10309.gnm1.PFL2, whole genome shotgun sequence genomic window:
- the LOC130939561 gene encoding uncharacterized protein LOC130939561 has translation MGLVHGHQGHLEQLEQELERQREAERNLREEIEQRKELEEKLLKLESSLRSQNSRGDREESPLGGEDTFSEDIMRTKVPRNFKSPDMNLYDGTTDPKHHLSNFKSRMYLADASDVTRCCRPLDPSKTKRGKAAECEYHKMYGHSTNDYYDLKNVIERLAREGRLDRYLMERSDNHRKRKRDDEDRRDPPPQTPERHIHMISGGFAGGRLIKSSRKKHLKRVYQVKNESPDLPTISFTKQDGQGIMSEHDDPVVITMILANANLHRTLDQGSSVDILFKPAFDKLGLDKMKLKAYPDTLYGLGDMPVKPLGYIPLHMTFGKGENSKTLSIDFIVIDVGLTYNSLIGRTMLNRLGAVVSIPHLCMKFPTPKGIAMVRGDQKLAKKCYNESLNLRGKSKKVHTIELGGIKAKEELRP, from the exons ATGGGGCTGGTCCACGGTCACCAAGGTCATTTGGAACAACTGGAACAGGAATTAGAACGACAACGAGAGGCAGAGCGAAATCTCAGGGAAGAGATAGAGCAACGAAAAGAGTTGGAAGAAAAACTCTTGAAGCTCGAATCTTCCCTTAGAAGTCAGAATTCTCGTGGCGACCGAGAAGAGTCGCCCCTGGGAGGAGAGGACACGTTCagtgaggacataatgaggACGAAAGTTCCaagaaacttcaaaagccctgatatgaaTCTCTATGACGGAACCACAGACCCGAAGCATCATTTAAGcaatttcaaaagtcggatgtatctggCTGATGCTTCTGATGTAACTCGct GTTGCCGCCCCCTAGACccatcaaaaacaaaaagggGGAAAGCCGCGGAGTGTGAGTACCATAAGATGTATGGCCACTCAACAAATGATTActacgaccttaaaaatgtgatagaaaggTTGGCCAGGGAAGGCCgacttgatagatatctcatggaaaggtcggACAATCATAGGaaaagaaagcgagatgatgaggatagaagagacccaccaccaCAAACCCCCGAGAGACATATACATATGATCTCTGGAGGATTCGCGGGAGGGAGACTCAttaaatcatctcgcaaaaaaCACCTAAAGCGAGTTTATCAAGTCAAAAACGAGTCTCCCGATCTCCCAACCATCTCGTTCACCAAACAGGACGGGCAGGGGATCATGTCCGAGCATGACGATCCGGTGGTGATAACCATGATCTTGGCAAATGCCAACCTCCACAGAACCTTGGACCAAGGGAGTTCGGTGGACATCCTCTTTAAGCCTGCATTCGACAAATTGGGGTTGGATAAAATGAAGCTAAAAGCTTACCCAGACACCCTGTATGGGCTAGGAGACATGCCAGTTAAGCCATTGGGATACATCCCCCTCCACATGACCTTCGGAAAGGGGGAAAATTCCAAAACTCTGAGCATCGACTTTATCGTCATCGATGTCGGATTGACGTATAACTCCTTAATCGGTAGGACTATGCTAAATCGGCTCGGAGCGGTGGTGTCAATCCctcacctttgcatgaaatttcCAACACCTAAGGGAATAGCAATGGTACGGGGAGACCAGAAGTTGGCAaaaaaatgctacaatgaaagcttGAACCTCCGAGGAAAGAGCAAGAAAGTTCACACCATAGAGCTCGGGGGAATAAAAGCTAAAGAAGAGCTGCGGCCATAG